A stretch of Rhinopithecus roxellana isolate Shanxi Qingling chromosome 12, ASM756505v1, whole genome shotgun sequence DNA encodes these proteins:
- the PRXL2B gene encoding prostamide/prostaglandin F synthase isoform X2, whose protein sequence is MSTVDLARVGACILKHAVTGEAVELRSLWRDRACVVAGLRRFGCVVCRWIAQDLSGLAGLLDQHGVRLVGVGPEALGLQEFLDGGYFAGELYLDESKQFYKELGFKRYNSLSILPAALGKPVRDVAAKALPTPDRPRLLASRGTCLGTCCRAEGCWWSAKKSPGDYVPQEHILQVLGISAEVCASNAPQCDREV, encoded by the exons ATGAGCACGGTGGACCTTGCCCGCGTGGGCGCGTGCATCCTGAAGCATGCGGTGACCGGGGAG GCCGTGGAGCTGCGGAGCCTGTGGCGGGATCGCGCGTGCGTGGTGGCCGGGCTGCGGCGCTTCGGCTGCGTGGTGTGCCGCTGGATCGCCCAGGACCTCAGCGGCCTCGCGGGGCTCCTGGACCAGCACGGTGTGCGTCTGGTGGGCGTGGGGCCCGAGGCCCTGGGTCTGCAGGAGTTCCTGGACGGCGGCTACTTCGCGGGAG AGCTCTACCTGGATGAGAGCAAGCAGTTTTATAAGGAGCTGGGCTTCAAGCG GTACAACAGCCTGAGCATCCTCCCGGCGGCTCTGGGGAAGCCTGTGCGTGATGTGGCTGCCAAG GCTTTGCCCACTCCTGACAGGCCAAGGCTGTTGGCATCCAGGGGAACCTGTCTGGGGACCTGCTGCAGAGCGGAGGGCTGCTGGTGGTCAGCAAAG AAGTCCCCAGGCGATTATGTCCCCCAGGAGCACATCCTGCAGGTCCTGGGCATCTCTGCGGAGGTCTGTGCTAGCAACGCGCCTCAG TGTGACCGAGAGGTGTGA
- the PRXL2B gene encoding prostamide/prostaglandin F synthase isoform X1: MSTVDLARVGACILKHAVTGEAVELRSLWRDRACVVAGLRRFGCVVCRWIAQDLSGLAGLLDQHGVRLVGVGPEALGLQEFLDGGYFAGELYLDESKQFYKELGFKRYNSLSILPAALGKPVRDVAAKAKAVGIQGNLSGDLLQSGGLLVVSKGGDKVLLHFVQKSPGDYVPQEHILQVLGISAEVCASNAPQCDREV; this comes from the exons ATGAGCACGGTGGACCTTGCCCGCGTGGGCGCGTGCATCCTGAAGCATGCGGTGACCGGGGAG GCCGTGGAGCTGCGGAGCCTGTGGCGGGATCGCGCGTGCGTGGTGGCCGGGCTGCGGCGCTTCGGCTGCGTGGTGTGCCGCTGGATCGCCCAGGACCTCAGCGGCCTCGCGGGGCTCCTGGACCAGCACGGTGTGCGTCTGGTGGGCGTGGGGCCCGAGGCCCTGGGTCTGCAGGAGTTCCTGGACGGCGGCTACTTCGCGGGAG AGCTCTACCTGGATGAGAGCAAGCAGTTTTATAAGGAGCTGGGCTTCAAGCG GTACAACAGCCTGAGCATCCTCCCGGCGGCTCTGGGGAAGCCTGTGCGTGATGTGGCTGCCAAG GCCAAGGCTGTTGGCATCCAGGGGAACCTGTCTGGGGACCTGCTGCAGAGCGGAGGGCTGCTGGTGGTCAGCAAAG GTGGTGACAAAGTGCTGCTGCATTTCGTTCAGAAGTCCCCAGGCGATTATGTCCCCCAGGAGCACATCCTGCAGGTCCTGGGCATCTCTGCGGAGGTCTGTGCTAGCAACGCGCCTCAG TGTGACCGAGAGGTGTGA